Genomic segment of Nitrospirota bacterium:
CGCGATGTCTGGGAGGAGACGAGCCACCAGCTCGACTTGATGCAGAGAAACCCCGACAGCATCCGCGAAGAGCGGAAGAACATATACGACCGCAAGGGTCCGTCCTTTGTGATCCCCTTCACCCCCTTTCCCACGGCCGACGACCTCCTGTGCAGCATCACCAAACCGAAGGTCGCGGTCATCCGCGAAGAGGGGAGCAACGGCGACCGCGAGATGGTCTCGGCCTTTTCCATGGCCGGCTTCGAGCCCTGGGACGTGACCGTGACCGACCTGCTCGCAGGCCGCGTTACGCTAGACCAGTTCCGCGGGGTCGTTTTCGTCGGCGGGTTCAGCTATGCCGATGTGATCGACTCGGCAAAGGGTTGGGCGGCCTCGATCCGGTTCAACAAGACGGTCTGGGACCAGTTCGAGCGGTTCTACCACCGTCCCGACACCTTCAGCCTCGGCGTGTGCAACGGGTGCCAGCTCATGGCTTTGCTCGGATGGGTGCCGTGGAGAGGGATTGCAGACGAGCTCCAGCCCCGGTTCATCCACAACCGGTCAGGCAGGTTCGAATCGCGGTTCTCGACCGTGAAGATCCTGAAGGGCCCTTCGATCATGCTGAGGGGTATGGAGAACTCCGTGCTCGGCATCTGGGTGGCCCACGGAGAGGGACATGCCTTTTTCCCTGACCAGAAGATGCTCAGGGACTTCGACGCCCGTCTCGCGCCGGTACGCTACGTCGATGACAATTCGAACATAACCGAGGAATACCCCTTCAACCCGAACGGCTCGCCCGCGGGCATCGCGGGCCTCTGCTCGCCCGACGGCCGCCATCTGGCCATGATGCCTCATCCCGAGCGCTCGGTGCTGACCTGGCAATGGGGCTGGATGCCGGAGCACCTTAAGAAGGCCCTTACCGCTTCACCCTGGCTCCGGATGTTCCAGAACGCGCGGGAGTGGTGCGAGACAAACAGGTAAAAACAGCAGCGCGGCAGACCCCGTCACGAGCTCAGTCGAGCAATGAACGCGGATGATCGCAGACAAGAGTCCCCAACCCGGAGAAGCCGGAACGAAAACCTTTTTCCGGCCTAGAATCAAGCTTTGTTTGCGGGTATGACTTGCCGATACGTTATTCGCACATGAAAACCCCATCTGCCGCTATCCTCCCTCCCGATAATTACCTTGTAAAACCATCACCTATTTGATACCCTGTTCGTCGTGGAAAACACCGCGAGCGAGGTGACCATGCGAACCAGCCCGATTGACACCGGTAAAAAGAGCACCGGGCCGCTTCCGGACGAAGAAGCGCGAAGGAAACTGCTGGTCGGGACCGGGGCAATGCTGGCCCTGTTCCTCACGCTCCTGTACACGGCCTTCTATTCATCCCAGCGATGGTGGAGCCCCTTGCTGTTCAACATCCCCGTGTGCGTCGCGCTGGCTGCTGTTGTCATTCTTATCAGCAGAAAGACCACGAACGCTTCGATCGTGCTGTTCTTTTTCATCCTCATTGCGCAGCTCTTTCTCGTCACGAACCTCTTCCTGGGCAAGGAATCGGGCATTCACTATTACCTGTTCTGCATCATGCCTTTTCTCATCATAGCCTTCCCCCGGAAAGAAGACCTTGCCTTCATCATCCCCATAGGCACGGCGGACCTGCTCGCGTTCGTTTTCACGGAATACGCACCTTTTAATTCTCCCTTTGCCGTGAAGCCGTCCTGGGAAACGCTCACGTTCATTCACATGGCATCCACAACGGGAACGCTGCTGCTGATATCCGCGCTCGTGCTGATCCTCTACTGGGACATACGCAGGGCGAAGAACGCACTCGAGCGCGAACACAGCCGCTCCGAATCGCTTCTTCTGAATATCCTTCCGGCGCCGATCGCGCTCCGCCTGAAGGCCTCACCGGATGCGATCGCCGAGACGTACCGGGAAGCCTCGGTGCTCTTTGCCGATATAGCCGGATTCACCGCTCTTGCGGCCAGGTTCCGGCCGAACGAACTCGTCGCTATCCTGAACAGGTATTTTTCATGCTACGATGAGCTCGCGGAGAAATATTGCGTGGAAAAGATCAAGACCATCGGCGACGCTTACATGGCGGCCGCTGGGATCCCGCAGGTTCGGGACGATCACGCAGCGGCGCTCATCCGCATGGCGTCCGAGATGCTTGAGATGACCGGCAGGATAAGCCGGGAATGCGGGCTCGAGCTCGCGATACGGATCGGGATAAACTCGGGAGAGGTCACTGCCGGAGTGATCGGTAAAAAGAAGTTCATCTACGACCTCTGGGGGGACACGGTCAATATCGCCTCGAGGATGGAGTCCCACGGGCTGCCCGGAAGGATCCAGGTCTCTCAGCGGACCTATCAACTGCTCAAGGACGAATTCTCCTTCGAACACCGGGGCAGGATTGAAATAAAGGGGAGGGGTGAACTGGATACATATCTGCTGATAAAATGACGCCGATAGCATGGTTGCCGGGTTTCACTTCGTTCTCCCTGACTGACAATCTCGCGTGACCAATCTCTTTCTACCCTGCCAAAGCAGGCGCGTCAGCCGCAGCTTCCCTCCTTTTATATTGACATCCCAAAACATTCTGTATATATTTCGTTTCAATGAACGTGATCACCGAGACCGAGGTCGTCCAGGCCTGCCAGACGCTCTTCGGAGACCATGTCAATATCAGCAGGGACTTCCTGTCCTACCTCCAGCCCAGCGGGGTCAAGTCAGCCTACCGCAAAAAGGTCAAGGAAAACCACCCTGATTTTTTTACCTCCGATCCGCTCCCCATCCAGCAAAAACAGACCGCGCTGTTCCGCGACATTCTCCAGGCCTACGATGTCCTGACCCTGTTCTTCCAGCAGCGGGAAAAAGACGCGTACAAGCCTGCTCCTGCCGCAGCGCGGCAGCATCAGCCGCGACCCCGGAAACAGGATGCCGCACACAGCACTGCAGCATCCGACGCGCCTCCGCGCGCCAAGGGCGACGACGCTCGTTACCGGGGAAGCATGCCCCACTGCACGCTGCAGACCGGCCAATACCTCTATTACCGGGGAAAGATAACCTTCGAAACTCTGATCAATGCGCTGATCTGGCAGCGGAAGCAGCGGCCTTCCTTCGGCGATATTGCCGTCCGGTGGGGTCTTCTCGACTCGGACGGCTTGAACAGGATCTTCAGCCAATGCGGGAAACCGCGGCTCTTCGGCGAAAAGGCGGTCGAACTCGGCCTGCTCACGGTGTTCCAGGTGAACACGATCCTCCTGTATCAGCGCTCGCAGCAGAAACTGCTGGGCGGCTATTTCGTCCAGAAGAATCTCCTTGCGAAGGACGAGCTCGAGCGCCTTGTCCGCGAACTCAAACAGCACAACTCAGCAATGCGTTCGGCTGCTCTGAAGCGAAGACAACACGAAGAAGCATACGCCTGATCCTGCTGCCCCGGCCTCTCCCTCTCCTTCCCGCCTTTCTTCGCCCCACACGGAACAACCTTCTCCTGATATACTAATACAAGCTATTTCAAAAACTCAGTGGAGGAGGGACGATCATGGCAATGGCGAAAAAGATCAAACAACTTTTTTTCATGGTTCCTGACAAGGCCGGACAGCTCGCAGCAATCACTGCCGCGCTGGGAAAGGCAAAGGTGAATATCACTAATATCTGCGCTTACGGCATGCAGGGAGAGGCGACCTTCATGCTGACAGCGGACAGCCACGCCAGGGCGAAAAAAGCCCTTGCTCCCCTTGGCGCAGAGATCAAGGAGTATGAAATCATTGAGGCGGAGATCTCAAACAAGCCCGGGGAGTTGCAGAAAGTAGCTAAAAAACTGGGCGACGCGGACATCAGCATCATGTATATCTATGGAACAACGTCTAAGAGCAGAACGGCTAACGTCGTCTTCACCACCACGGACGATGCTAAGGCAATCAAGCTTATCAACAAAAAGTAGAACGCTCATACTTTTGAATGGGCTGTGAAACACCTCTTGCCCTAAGGATGCATTAAACACCGGGGAAGGGGGGTCACGGTATGATTATCAAACAAAGTGATCATTACGGGCTTCTCCGATACGGCCGTTATGCCCTTCTCCTCTTGCTTCTCCTTCAGGTTTCCTGCTTTTACAACGACGATGATAATGAGTGCATCCTGCTTCCGTTTTTGCCATTGACGGCCGGCGTGCCCTTTACTGATGTAGTTTACTTCGGCGGTTTTAATACCTATGGTGTTTCCGTCATCCCCGGGTCGCTCTACAAGATCAGCATCACCGGCCTGACCGATGACTCCGACCTTGTCTTTTTCGGGACCGACGGGACCTTCACCTTTCAAGCACGATGCCCGGTCGATAATACGGCGTTCATCGGCCTGTCATCAGAGGACTGTGTGATAGCGGCCCCCGGGAACACGCTCTATTTCGCCGTTGACGGGTCCTTCCTTTTCACTTCGGCCGGCCTCTACACCATCGACGTGGAGCCGTTGACCATAACGGACCTCACGGTTTCCCTGCCTGCTTCTGATACAGCAGCGGTGAGAGGCGCGGGCGTGTACTCGCTTCCGGTCACCACAGGCACTGTCTACACGGTCGGCATGACCGCGCTCACCAATGACGCGGATATGTATGTCTTCAACGACGCCTTGTTAACCTCGAAAGCGATCTGCGCTATCAACAACACGCAATTCACGGGAACCACACCGGAGGACTGTACGCTGACCGCGTCCGGCTCGACGCTGAATTTCATCATTGACGGGATATTCAGCACGTCACCGAGCGTTTCTTATACCGCCCTCGGAACGCCGGCCCCGGCCATTCCCGTTCCGGTCAATGAGGGCACGCCGGCCGCGCCCGTGGCCCTGGCCATAGACGCTCAGGTGATCGGACAGGTTGCTTCAGGCCCGACAGGATCAAGCTATTATGTCGTTCATGGTCTTACCCCAAACTCGCGGTATACGGTAAGTATCAACGGACTGACAAACAACGCCGATCTCTCGGTCTATGACAACGATGCGACATTCACGACTTTGGCGGTATGCTCGATCGACAATACTTCCTTTGCCGGCACAACACCGGAAGACTGCACCCTGACCGCTGCAGGGGCCTCGCTGTACTTCAAGGTCACTTCAAACACCACTAGTGGCGGTCTTTCTTTTATCAGTCTCGTGGAATCAGGGCCGTAGCATGGAAGACACGAAAAAGAGCGCTCTCAGATCACGAGAGCGCCCTTGCTCTTGCCGCACGATTCACGCCGATATCAATCGAGAGATACCACAAAGCTCCCCGCATACCCGTGTTCCGTGAAGTTCTTTTCCGCTGCCTCCGCGGCCTTCAGCGACGGGTACTTGCCCGCATAGACGCGATAGAACAGCTCGCCATACACGTTCGTCAGGTGAACATCGGTAAATCCGGAGCGGTTCTTCATATCATCAGCCAGCCTGCGTGCATTCGTGAACTCCTTGAACGAGCCGATCTGGACCGTGTAATTTCCCGTATCATAGCTTGGCGCTTCCCGGTAGCCCGTCTTGCCTTCCAGCCGGTAGCCGAGCGCCTCGATCCGCACCGGTGCGGTACCCGCGATGTCAATGCCCAGCGTTTTTGCCGCGGCATAGGACAGGTCGATGATCCTGCCCTTGACGAACGGGCCCCGGTCGTTCACGCGCACCACGGCTTCCTTCCCGGTGTCCTGGTTCCGCACCTTCACGTACACCCCGAGCGGAAGCGTCTTGTGCGCCGCTGTCATGGCGTGCATGTCGTATTTTTCGCCGCTGCTCGTGTTCTTGCCGTGAAAATCGGCGCCGTACCAGCTCGCCACGCCCGTCTGAACGAACCCCTCGTGGGTCTGCAGCGGCTCATACCGCTGGCCGTACACGGTATAGGGCCTTTGCGACGCTTTCGACGGAGCAACAGCAGGCTTTTTCGGCGCGCAGGCTTGAATGAGCAGCAGGCAGAGGACCAGCAGAAATAGTCGTTTCACCATCAAAAGCGCTCACCAAGGTGTAATCAGGGTGTAACCAGCAGGACCGGGATTCGGGCTACCCGGCCGCGCTGCGTGGTGCTATAATACCGTCAAACGCCCGGCGGGGCAACTGCAAAATACCATGCCGAGAGGCAACAATGATCAAGCACATTGTATTGTGGAAACTGAAACCTGAGGCTGAAGGCGCGACAAAGGATCAGAACGCGGCATTCATGAAGCGCGAACTCGAGGCGCTGAAGGCAAAGATCCCGCAGATCAAACACATCGAGGTAGGACTGAATCTCATCCCCTCCGACGCGGCCCACGACGTTGCGCTGTATTCCGAGTTCGCGACCGAACAGGACCTTGACATCTACCAGAAGCATCCCGACCACCTGAGGATCGCCGCTTTCGTCGCAAAGGTCAGGGAGAGCCGCGCTGTCGTGGATTACAAATCGGGCGGTTGATCGGGAGGCCGGCATGGACAGGACCATCAGCGCCCAGGAGCTTAAGGAACTGCTCGACACGGAGAAGGATCTTGTTCTCCTCGACGTGAGAAGGAAAACAGACCGCGACGCGGACCCGGCCGCACTTCCCGGCGCCCTGTGGCGGGACCCTGATAACGCGGCCTCCTGGAGCAGCGAGCTGCCTCCCGGCAGGGACGTCGTCATCTACTGCGCCCGCGGAGGTTCGGTGAGCAACAAGGTCCTGGACCAGCTGCTCGAGAAAAAGATTCCTGCACGATTCATTGAGGGCGGCATCGCCGCCTGGAAAGAATCAGGGGGCAGGACCGTCGAGAAAAAGACTTGACCGGCCCCAGCCTCAACCGGGCCTCGCACACTCCAGTGCCGCTTCATCACAAGAGAAAGGATTATCGCGGCTTCAGCAAATTCGACCTTGATCGTAAAGCATAGGACGCACAGCTTTACAATCAATATTGAATCGGTCCTCTTCGCGACCTAGGGCTATAGCCGTTGCGTTTTCCGGAAAATTGTCCTTCATCACAACCTGATTCCCTCCCCATAATGGTCCTTTCCCGGATGGATTCTGTCTATCATCCCGCGATCAAAGATCCTGTCCTCTGCGATCTCCGACCTGATGTATCCCAGCCTGCGAAGGACGGGCACGAACTTCATCGTTGACGCGATATAAGCTTCCGTCAGCTGCGCGCAGTATCGCGGTGAGATGCCGATCGCATCCAGGACAAGCTCTTGGTCGACGATCCCAACGAAGTCCGCAATGGCTCGCGCAGCTTCCGAGGGCTGATTCCTGATAAAGGCCGTTGCCTCTTCATGCAGCCCGAGAATTCGCTCCACCACGCCAGGATATTTCTCTAGGAAGTTCCTGTCCACTGCGATGCCGTAGCTGGGATTGTCCGGCCAGAGCTTCGACGGCGGGATGAGCACCCTGCCGTCAGCGAACCTCCTGATTGCCGCGGCCAGCGCCGGCGTGCCGACGGCGGCACTGACCTCATCCTTTACCACGGCCTCCGTCACCAGGTCAGCCCAGGCAAAATTCCTGACCTCGATCTCGCGCTCCAGGCCCTGCTTTTCGATGCAGTCTTTCAGGATCACGTCATGGATCGAGCCCCTGCCCGGCACGCCGATCACGCGGCCCCGGAACTGGCTCAGGACCGAACCCAAGTCCCCCTCTTCGGGAAGTCCCCGCCATTGACGCTTTCCGGCCATGGCCGTGCCTTCCATATGACCGCCGGCCACGCACACGATGTTGACTCCCTGATCGATGCCGATGATCGCCGGGGGAAGGCCGATGTACGCGAGATCGAGCTCACCCTGCCGGAAGGCCTGCACGATTGCGGGACCGGTGCCCATGAGCCGCCACTCTATCCGGGCGTCGAGCCGCTTCTCGGTCCCGCCATCGGCCATCAGAAGGATAGCCGTGTGGTAGAACGTGGAAAGATGTCCAATCCTGACCTTCATTGTCATCCCCCTCCTGCCCCCGAATCCGCGCCTGGTTCCATAATAGTCTGCACTGCCATCGGAGTCAACTCCGAGCATCACCGCCGGTTTCAAGTTGCAGCTAGAGACAACCGGGCAGAAGAGCCAGATTCATCCTTTCCCTGTTGCCGATAGGGTGCGCGGTGTGATAGTATTCCGGCATGAAGATCACCATCGACAGGGAAAGCTCCGAACTGCTCAGAACTCTCGATGTCCTGGGCATGCCCGCCTTCCTCGTCGACCGGCACTGGACCATCCTTTCGTGCAATGACGCGGTCCCGGGTTTCTTTGAATGCGAACGGTCAGCCGTCATCGGACAGTCCCTCGACCGGTTCGTGTCCATTGACCAGCTTCCCCTCAATCTTTTAGTAGTATCTCCCGGGGAGTCTGACCCCGGCGACGGCTCCTCCGCATCGGTGCGCTCATTCTGCTTCCGGAAGAACAGCGGGCCGCTCGCCTGCCGCGTCGCGATCGTTCCGAAGAGCAATAATCGTCCGGACAGGATGACTGTCATTGTCCGGGACGGGGCGGGTCATCGGGCAGGGCAGATTGACGCTCCCCCCGCGCGGCAGGACACGGGAACACAGGGCGACCTGATCAACGAGTTGAGCAGCATCATCAATTCGAGCCTCAGCATCGGGACGATCTTCCGCATGGTCGTTTCCGAGCTCAGGAAAATCATCCACTACAGCAGGGCGAGCCTCCTGCTCTATGATGAAAAGACCGACAACCTGCTGATCTTCGCCCTGGACACGGGCATGAAGACGGCGATGAAGAAGGGCGTCAGGGCGCCGATCGAGGGAACGAGCGCGGGATGGGTCGTTCGGAACAACAAGCCCTGGATCAGCTACGACCTGGGCGAGACCGCGTTTCCCCTGGACCGGAAGCTGGCGCGCGAAGGCATCCGCTCGACGATCAGCATTCCCCTGTTCCACGACCGCATGCTCGGCGTGTTCAATTTCGACAGCGAGCTGCCGTCACAGTACTCCGAGAAGGACCTGGAGATCCTGCTGCCTGTTGCCAAGCACATCGCCGTCGCTCTGGAGAACGCGCTCCTGTTCGAGGAGATCTCGAAGGAAAAAAAGGAGTGGGAGAGCACCTTCGACGCGATCACGGACATGGTCTGGATCGAGGACGGCCGCCAGAAGGTGATCCGCGCGAACAAGACCCTGCTCACGCGGACGGGCTTTTCTAAGGCCGAGATCACGCAGAAGCTCTGCACGGGACTGCTTGAAAAGATCGGCATCGTAGCGACCGACTGCTGCCTCTGCAAGGACACCCTTTCCTCGAAGCGTCCGGCCTTCCAGGAGCTGAAAAGCTTCGGTGGCAGCATTTTCCATTTCTGGGCCTATCCGCTGGTCGACGAAGAGGGCAGGCTCTATGCGATCGTCCACTATCTGAAGGACATGACCGCCCAGAAGCGGCTCGAACAGCAGCTCATCCGTTCCGACAAGCTCGCCTCCCTCGGCACGCTCGTCGCCGGCATTGCCCACGAGATCAACAATCCGCTCGGCATCATTGCGGGCTATTCCGAGGCGCTCCTCGACCGGTCGCAGGACGCGGCGCTCACCGGCCTCAGGGAGTTCGAAGATTTTCCCGATTATCTCAAAACGATCCATAACGAGATCTTCCGCTGCAAGACGATCCTGAAAAGCCTGCTGGAGTTCGCCCGGCCGTCGGGCGGAACGTACCGCGAGATCGACATCAACGAGCTCATCAAGGAGGTGCTCCTGCTGCTGAAACACCGCACAGCTCGGCTCAAGCACTCACTCGAGCTCGACCTGAACCGGGACCTCCCGAAGATCCTTGCCGACGCCGGGAGTCTGAGGCAGCTCCTGATGAACCTTCTGCTGAACGCCATTTACTTTACACCCGAGGGCGGCAGCATCTTCATCAGGACCGGCGCGGACGATCCCCGGCAGGACCGCCCCTTCGATACCGGGCCCGGCAGAATAACGCTCTCCGTCAGCGACACGGGAGACGGCATCCCCCCGGACCTCATCGACAAGATCTTCGACCCCTTCTTCACGACGAAACCCGTGGGCGAGGGCACCGGCCTGGGCCTCACCATCTGCCACCGCATCGTGGAAGAGCATGGCGGCACGATCGATGTCAAGAGCGAGCCTGGCAGGGGAACGACGTTCATCATTAC
This window contains:
- a CDS encoding septal ring lytic transglycosylase RlpA family protein yields the protein MVKRLFLLVLCLLLIQACAPKKPAVAPSKASQRPYTVYGQRYEPLQTHEGFVQTGVASWYGADFHGKNTSSGEKYDMHAMTAAHKTLPLGVYVKVRNQDTGKEAVVRVNDRGPFVKGRIIDLSYAAAKTLGIDIAGTAPVRIEALGYRLEGKTGYREAPSYDTGNYTVQIGSFKEFTNARRLADDMKNRSGFTDVHLTNVYGELFYRVYAGKYPSLKAAEAAEKNFTEHGYAGSFVVSLD
- a CDS encoding J domain-containing protein, producing the protein MNVITETEVVQACQTLFGDHVNISRDFLSYLQPSGVKSAYRKKVKENHPDFFTSDPLPIQQKQTALFRDILQAYDVLTLFFQQREKDAYKPAPAAARQHQPRPRKQDAAHSTAASDAPPRAKGDDARYRGSMPHCTLQTGQYLYYRGKITFETLINALIWQRKQRPSFGDIAVRWGLLDSDGLNRIFSQCGKPRLFGEKAVELGLLTVFQVNTILLYQRSQQKLLGGYFVQKNLLAKDELERLVRELKQHNSAMRSAALKRRQHEEAYA
- a CDS encoding ATP-binding protein; this encodes MKITIDRESSELLRTLDVLGMPAFLVDRHWTILSCNDAVPGFFECERSAVIGQSLDRFVSIDQLPLNLLVVSPGESDPGDGSSASVRSFCFRKNSGPLACRVAIVPKSNNRPDRMTVIVRDGAGHRAGQIDAPPARQDTGTQGDLINELSSIINSSLSIGTIFRMVVSELRKIIHYSRASLLLYDEKTDNLLIFALDTGMKTAMKKGVRAPIEGTSAGWVVRNNKPWISYDLGETAFPLDRKLAREGIRSTISIPLFHDRMLGVFNFDSELPSQYSEKDLEILLPVAKHIAVALENALLFEEISKEKKEWESTFDAITDMVWIEDGRQKVIRANKTLLTRTGFSKAEITQKLCTGLLEKIGIVATDCCLCKDTLSSKRPAFQELKSFGGSIFHFWAYPLVDEEGRLYAIVHYLKDMTAQKRLEQQLIRSDKLASLGTLVAGIAHEINNPLGIIAGYSEALLDRSQDAALTGLREFEDFPDYLKTIHNEIFRCKTILKSLLEFARPSGGTYREIDINELIKEVLLLLKHRTARLKHSLELDLNRDLPKILADAGSLRQLLMNLLLNAIYFTPEGGSIFIRTGADDPRQDRPFDTGPGRITLSVSDTGDGIPPDLIDKIFDPFFTTKPVGEGTGLGLTICHRIVEEHGGTIDVKSEPGRGTTFIITLPAIA
- a CDS encoding rhodanese-like domain-containing protein; translated protein: MDRTISAQELKELLDTEKDLVLLDVRRKTDRDADPAALPGALWRDPDNAASWSSELPPGRDVVIYCARGGSVSNKVLDQLLEKKIPARFIEGGIAAWKESGGRTVEKKT
- a CDS encoding Dabb family protein; the encoded protein is MIKHIVLWKLKPEAEGATKDQNAAFMKRELEALKAKIPQIKHIEVGLNLIPSDAAHDVALYSEFATEQDLDIYQKHPDHLRIAAFVAKVRESRAVVDYKSGG
- a CDS encoding adenylate/guanylate cyclase domain-containing protein, whose protein sequence is MRTSPIDTGKKSTGPLPDEEARRKLLVGTGAMLALFLTLLYTAFYSSQRWWSPLLFNIPVCVALAAVVILISRKTTNASIVLFFFILIAQLFLVTNLFLGKESGIHYYLFCIMPFLIIAFPRKEDLAFIIPIGTADLLAFVFTEYAPFNSPFAVKPSWETLTFIHMASTTGTLLLISALVLILYWDIRRAKNALEREHSRSESLLLNILPAPIALRLKASPDAIAETYREASVLFADIAGFTALAARFRPNELVAILNRYFSCYDELAEKYCVEKIKTIGDAYMAAAGIPQVRDDHAAALIRMASEMLEMTGRISRECGLELAIRIGINSGEVTAGVIGKKKFIYDLWGDTVNIASRMESHGLPGRIQVSQRTYQLLKDEFSFEHRGRIEIKGRGELDTYLLIK
- a CDS encoding ABC transporter substrate-binding protein produces the protein MKVRIGHLSTFYHTAILLMADGGTEKRLDARIEWRLMGTGPAIVQAFRQGELDLAYIGLPPAIIGIDQGVNIVCVAGGHMEGTAMAGKRQWRGLPEEGDLGSVLSQFRGRVIGVPGRGSIHDVILKDCIEKQGLEREIEVRNFAWADLVTEAVVKDEVSAAVGTPALAAAIRRFADGRVLIPPSKLWPDNPSYGIAVDRNFLEKYPGVVERILGLHEEATAFIRNQPSEAARAIADFVGIVDQELVLDAIGISPRYCAQLTEAYIASTMKFVPVLRRLGYIRSEIAEDRIFDRGMIDRIHPGKDHYGEGIRL